The following is a genomic window from Balneola sp..
AAAAGAACTACACTGCGCCAGTGAACCTGCTTTTTCAGAGCATATGGAATAAATCCAGCTAAGCTTATTGAACCCACTATTCCCAAAGATTCAGCAATGGCTACTTTTTCTTGTTCACCGGCTAAATAAATGAGAACCGGAACGGTGAGTATTGAACCGCCTGAGCCTAAAAGGCCAAGAGATAATCCTACCATCAAAGCTCCAACCCAAGCTAGGATCATAATTCAATTCTTCGTTTTAGCAGTGGACGTTTGATGCTTTAAATGCTTAGTTATTATCTACAATATTACGTTGCTTGCCAAATCCAATCTTTGTTAATATATCCTCAGCCAGGCACCAGTTAGTAAACGAAGACTGCAATAAATTCAATCCCACAAAAAGCGTAAACAAAAACCAGTAGGGGCTAACAAAGTAACCAAGCACCACGCTCAAAGTTACAAAGAAGCCGGCTAAACGGCGTATAAGTTTTTCCATTGGACTCATAGTTGAACAACTGTTTATATCTTTTGATGTATCTGTTTTCATAACCTTAAGCTGATGCCTCTACGTTTAGCTGATATGCGTGCAGAGGGTAGTTTTGTGTATTTTCATGTTCTTCGTTATGCTTTTTAACGGCTTCCAGAACCCGTTTTACTGCGTCTTCAGATTGAATACTGAAAAAGAGTTTTGAGAAGCGTTCCTGATGGTCATGGGCAAACCAGTTTGAGATATCCGGTTTATGCTCCTC
Proteins encoded in this region:
- a CDS encoding sulfurtransferase; protein product: MEKLIRRLAGFFVTLSVVLGYFVSPYWFLFTLFVGLNLLQSSFTNWCLAEDILTKIGFGKQRNIVDNN